GTGCTGGCACCTTAAAACAGGGATATCCTGACATGGCATTAAAACTCTTCAAGCCTCTTCCTAAAGGCACTTATGTTTTGGTAGAGATGCCTGATGAAAGAAAGGAAGTTTGTTTGCTCACCGAGGTTTCTTATAAGATTTCCTTTGATGTAGAAGGAATTCCTGTAGTTTTGCGAAAGGCTACCCTTAAAGAAATCAAAGAATATGAGAAAAAGTTAGAACTGGAAGAGAAAGGCAAAGAGTTTTGCCTCCAGTTTGCTAAAGAGCTTGGACTTGAGATGAATTTGGTAAGGGTCGATTGCTTTTTTGATAGGAGTAAGATCATCTTTTTTTACACCGCAGAGGGCAGGATTGATTTCAGGCAGCTGGTAAAGGAGTTGGCCAGGGCTTTGAGGATGAGAATAGAGATGAGGCAGATAGGGGTGAGAAACGAAACAGCCATTTTAGGAGGGATAGGTTATTGCGGAAGAGAGTTTTGTTGCGCCAGGTTCTTAAAGTCCTTCACCCCTCTTTCTATTAAGTTTGCTAAAGAGCAAGGGCTTATCCTTGACCCTAATAAAATTTCAGGTCCTTGTGGAAGGTTGCTTTGTTGTCTAAGTTATGAGATGGAGGTATATAGAGAATTTTTAGAAAATTTACCTAAGCTTGGGAGTAAGATTAAGATTAATGAAGAATCTTATCGGGTTTTAAAATATCACTTTTTTCAAAGATTAGTTTACTTAGAAACAAAAGATGGTCAAGTTATTACCTTACCTGTTGAAGAATTAAAGTCTTACATTTTAGAGCAGTTAGAAGATTCTTCTGTTGAAGATCAATTGAAGAACCTTGAAGAGGAGGAGGATTGATGCGGATCTATCTCACTACACCAATTTACTACGTAAACGCTTATCCTCATTTAGGACATGCCTATACCACGTTGATAGTAGATGGGATTGCCAGGTTTTACAGACTTAAAAATTGGCAGGTATTTTTTCTTACAGGTACAGATGAACACGGGGATAAGATCCAGAAAACAGCTAAAGATAAAGGACTTTCTCCTCAAGCTTTAGTTGATGAGATAAGTGAATCTTTTAAAAGAACTTGGGATTACTTTGGGATTGGTTATAGTCGTTTTATCAGGACTACTGAAGAAACCCATAAAAAGACCGTACAAAGGGTTTTGCAGCAACTTTACGAAAAAGGAGAAATCTATCAGGATGAATATGAGGGGCTTTACTGTGTTGGCTGCGAACGGTTTTTGACGACCAAAGAACTTGACGAACAAGGAAGATGTAAAGACCACCAAAAAACCCCCGAACTTATTAAAGAAAAAAACTATTTTTTTAATTTAGAAAAATACCGTTTCTGGTTAAAAGACTACATCCAAAAAAACGACCTGATATATCCTGCTTTTTACAAAGAAGAAGTACTTAACATGTTAGAAGAAGAGCTTCCTCCGCTTTGTATCTCTCGTCCTAAAAAAAGGCTTGAATGGGGGGTCGAGCTACCTTTTGATAAAGACTACGTAACCTATGTATGGTTTGACGCCCTTTTAAACTATCTTACAGGAATAGGTTATCCAGAGGACCCAAATTGGGAGGACTGGTGGAAGGAGTCTCATCACTTTATCGCCAAAGACATCCTTAAACCCCATGCAGTTTATTGGCCTATCATGTTAAAAGCCTTGGGATTACCTGTATACAAAAAGCTTTTTGTGCATGGATACTGGCTGGTTGATCGGTTAAAAATGTCTAAATCCCTAGGAAACATCGTAGATCCTGTAACCTTGAGCAAAACATACGGTAAAGACCAGCTAAGGTATTTCTTGTTTAGAGAGATGGCTTTTGGTTATGATGCAGAGTTTAGTTTTGAAGCTTTTATCACCAGGATAAACGCAGACCTTGCTAATGACTATGGTAACCTTGTTTATCGTACCTTAAACCTAACAGAAAAATACTTTAACTCTTGTGTTCCCCCTTTAAACGGGCTGACAGAAGAGGACCAGGCTTATTTAGACATGGTGAAGACAGCTTTAGAAGATTACCATAAGTTGTTTTCTGAACTTCAGTTTCATAGAGCTTTAGAAAGACTTTGGGAAGCCATCAGAGAAGGTAACGTTTACATCGACAGACAGGCCCCTTGGAGTCTTATAAAAAAAGGAGAGTTAGACAGGGCAGGAACGGTTCTTAGGGTTTTACTTGAAGTTATCAAGAGTTTTGCTATAGCCCTTTCTCCGGTGATGCCTGAAACCTCTCAGATTTTACTTGAAAATATGTCTTATGAAAGGCCACTTTCTTGGGAAGAGGTTTTTAATTTTAAGGGGTTAAAAGAAGGAGCGGCTGCTAAAAAAGGGAAGCCTCTTTTTCCAAGAATAGAAGATAAACCAAAGGAGGAAGAAAAGGTGGTAGAAGAAAAGAAAGAAGAGACAGGTTTTATCTCTATAGATGAGTTTAGAAAAATAGATTTAAGGGTAGGGAAGATAGTCGCTGCAGAAAAGGTCCCAAATGCAGATAAACTTTTAAGGTTAGAAGTGTTATGCCCAGAAAAAAGACAGATTGTTTCAGGAATAGCCCAGTATTATCAACCTGAGGAATTGATAGGTAAAGAGGTAATTATTGTGGCTAACCTGAAACCTTCTAAAATCAGAGGAATCCTTTCAGAGGGTATGCTTCTTGCAGCTAAGGATGAAAAGGGATTATGCTTGGTGACCCCTGAGAAAGAAATGGCCCCAGGGGCTAAAGTTAGCTAAAATAAAAAGGTTTAGCCTGGAGGCCAACCCATAGTTCTGCCAGCAAGTAAGTGAAAATGTAGATGAAATACCGTCTGCCCTGCCTCTTCCTTACAGTTTACAACCACCCTGTATCCTCTTTCAGCAAACCCTAAATCTTTGGCTAATCTGTTGATAACAAGATAGATATGCCCGATTAAATCCTTGTCTTCTTCGGTTAGGTCAAGCAACGTAGAAAGATGCTTTTTAGGAATTACCAAGATATGGTAAGGAGCTTGAGGGTTTATGTCATGAAAAGCTACTACCTTTTCGTCTTCATAAACGACTTTAGACGGTATTTCTTTTTTAACGATTTTGCAAAATATGCAATCCATAAGCCCCCCTTTTAAAAGGGTTTTTTTTAAATTTATAAAACTTTTGGTTTAAAAAATCAAGGGTTAATGAGGTAATTTTTCTATGTTGGATTCTCCTGTGTTTTCTATATTAGCGTTGTTTTCTAAAGGTTTAAGCACAAAGAGCAGTTGGCCTTCTTCTACCATCTGGTTAAGCCTTACACAAATTTCTACGATTTGAGCATCAAAAGGTGCTAACACAGGGTTTTCCATTTTCATCGATTCTAAGTTAGCGATTTCCTCTCCTTTATGCACGATGTCTCCAACCTTAAGGGTGCCTCTTTTTGGATTGCCTATTCTCCAAACTGTTCCGCTAATAGGAGCACCTATTTCATTAGGTCTTACTGCTTTTCTCACCTCTTCTTTTTTAGCTCTTGGTGTTTTCACTTCAAAAACCCTGGTCTTGTTGTTTACTTTTAATACTACATGGATGATCCCGTCGTTTTCTACACCTATGGACACTAATTCTATACAGTAAGGTTTACCTTCATAGATAAACTCTACCTTATCTCCTGGTTTTTTAAGGCCCTCTCTCCAGACTTTGGTGGGAAGGTATAAAGGGGCATCTCCATATTTTTCTCTAAATTTTATGAAATCTAAGGCATCCTTAGGATGCATAAGGTACAGGATAAACTCTTCTTCTGTGGCCTTTCTTCCGAGCTCCTCTTCCAGTTTTCTTCTTAAAGCGGTTAGATCTTCATCAGGAATAGCCTCTACAGGGGAGGACTCCTTTCTTTCTTTTATTTTATTTTCCCACTCGTCTCCAAAGGTGCTCTGATATACCCAGTCAGCTGGCCATCCTACAGGCATCCTCCCGTAATGACCAAGGATGAGATTTTTAAAATCTCCAGGTGCGTTTTTGAAAAGTTGTAAAAGCTCTTCCTGTTCCCAGGGTTCCATGGCAGAAAAATCCTGATTTTTCTCTTCTACGAATTTCTTTAGAAGTTTGATGACATGTTTAACCCCTTCTTCTCCCTGTTCTTTGGCATATCTGTTGACTATACCACTACAGGTTACCCAGGTTATTTGGGAGCCAGGGGTTACGTCAAAGTATTTTACTATTTGGTTGTATAAAGACATTACTTGAAGGATGTAAGGCATTAGATGAAGAAACCCGCCTTTTTCTGCCTGTTCAAAAGAACTGGGAAAGGCACCTCCTGGCATTTTATGTTTGGTAACCATATGGTCAAAACCTTTAAAAGGAGACTCAGCCCAGTCATAGTCTCTGATCCATTCTCTAACCTTTTCTACTGCCTGTTCTGCAGCTTTTCTGTTAAGATGTACTGGGATTCCTTCTTCTCTAAATATAGCTTCTACGGCCAAGATAGGGGAATGTCCATAAAACCTGACCAGGGTATCTTCTTCTACGTCTATGATCTTAGCTCCTGCTTTGGCAGCTGCTAACAGCACAGGGATGGCAAGTCCATCGGTGATGTGACGATGGTAGTTGATCACCAAATCAGGATATTTTTGTTTGATGCTATCTATCAATTCAGTAACCGAAGATACCGTTCCTACACCAGCCATATCTTTGATACAAAGAACTATTTCGTCTACCCCACCACAGAGATCTACTATTTCGTCAACCACTTTTAGGTAATATTTGGTGTCAAACCAAGGGGCAACAGTATAAGAAATGGCAGGTTCAAAAAGTCTTCCTCTTTTCATCACCACTTCAGCTACAGGGCGCATGTTTCTTATGTCGTTTAAAAAAGAGAAACATCTCCAGACATCTATGTCTACCACTTCTACTACATACTCTATGACGTTTTTAGGGTATGGTCGATAACCCCACATGTTAGTTTCTCGTATAAGGGTTTGTAAAAGTACGTTAGGCATGAGCTCCCTTAAAATTGCTATCTCTTCGAAGGGACTTTCTCTTCGATTCATAATTCCTACGTGCCATCTTGCTCCACCATGACATTCGGCTGCAAAGAGTCCCATCTCATTATAATAAGGGGCAAGGGTTTTTAAATCGTAAATCCTTAGTCTGTTTTTATAATCTGACTGACCTGCATCTCTCATACCAACCGAAACAAAACATACGCCAGGGAGTTCTCTTACTTTTTGTACTATTTCTCTTGGGCTCATACCTGGTTTTACAAAAATATAGTTCATCTTTCCCCTCCATGGTTTGAGGTATATTTTTTACATCCAGTCTTGGGGTCCTAAGGCTGAGATTTCAGCTATATATTTAGCTATCTTTAAGACCTCATCATCTGCAGTTTTTTCTTTTACCATGGAAAGAAGCTCTTCATGATGTTCCTCTATAAACCTGGTAGAAAACTTACCTTCTATAAAATCAGGATGCCTGATAATGCTTAAAAGTAAGGGAGCGATGGTTTTTATCCCTTCTACTCTTAACCCTCGGCTCAAGGCCCTATCCATGACTCTAATAGCTTCTGACCTGTCAGCACCAGCTGACATAACCAGCATGATGAGTGAGTCATAGTAAGGAGGTACTTCTGCCCCTTCATAAACTCCAGAGGCAACCCTTATCCCTGGACCTTGAGGGATTTCAAGTCTGGTTATAGTTCCAAAAGAAGGATTAAAGGTTTTTGGGTCTTCAGCGTTAATTCTTACTTCTATGGCATGTCTGTTAGGGTGTATGTCGTCTTGTTCAAAAGGAAGAGGATGACCTTCTGCTATAGAAAACATAAGGCTTACCAGGTCAAGACCGGTTATAAGTTCTGTTACACCATGTTCTACTTGGAGCCTGGTGTTAACCTCAAGGAAATAAAATTTGTTGGTTTTAGGATCTAAAAGAAATTCTACTGTTCCTACAGAATGGTATCCTATTTCTCTCATCAACCTTACGGCTGTAAAACATATCTCTTGTCTTAGGTCATCAGATATGCTTGGAGACGGGGCTTCTTCTAAAATTTTTTGGTTTCTTCTCTGTAGAGTACATTCTCTTTCATACAGATGGACTACATGTCCGTATTTGTCTGCACAGACTTGTACTTCTATGTGTCTACCGCTTCGAATGTACTTTTCTACTAACAAAGTATCGTCCCCAAAAGCTTTTTTGGCCTCAGACTTTGCTTTTTCAAGAGCTACAGGTAATTCTTCAGCTGTATCTACTCTTACCATTCCCTTTCCACCACCACCTGAAGCAGCCTTAATCATGATAGGGAAATCTACTTCATCCTCCTTCATCCATCTTAAGATATCTTCTACTGTTTTTACGTTCAAAAGACCGGGGATGGTCGGAACATTAGCTCTTTGGGCTATTTTTTTAGCCCTGATTTTGTCTCCCATAAGCCTTATAACCTCCGGAGGAGGACCTACCCACACAAGCCCAGCTTGTTCCACCAACTCTGCAAAATCTGCATTCTCTGCCAAAAATCCCCATCCAGGATGGATGGCATCACACTTTTTTTCTAAAGCAACTTTAATGATTTTTTCCATGTTTAGGTAAGAATCGTGAGGGGGAGCTTCTCCGATATGGACTGCTTCATCAGCCAAAAAGACATGATAGGCTAATCTGTCGGGTGTGCTGTAGATAGCCACAGTTTTAATTTTTTTATCTCTGCAGGTATTCATAATCCTGACTGCAGGGACCCCACGATTGGCTATCAAAACTTTGTTGATTTTTTTCATACGCCCTCCAGTTTCTGTTTTTAAATTATTTAGAATTTTAAATTATCTAGAATTAACCTATTTTTGATAAAAATCAATCTTTTCTTTTATAAGATTTTTTGTAGAAACTATATAGTCCTAACAGACGGTCGATGATGATGGAGGCTGCTGAGCGGACAGAAAGATGGTTGTATGTGTCAAGCCTTCCCCAAATTGGTTCTAAAAAATGATCACATTTTGCTAGAAACTCTTCGGTAAGTCCCCAGGCAGTTCCTAAAACAATGACTATAGGTGTTTCCCACAAAAACTTCTGTAGAGTTTCTATAGGAATAGGGGGTTTTTTAGGAGAAGCATCTGTCCCGACCAACAAAGGTTTTTCTCCTTCCTGATGGTGGACTGCATCTAAGGCTTCTTCAAAGGTAGAAAAAACTTTTACCAATTTTAGGGCTTCTTTACGTAATGGGTTGTATTTAGCTCCACCACCTTTCAACCAGAAGTCTAAGAGTTCTTGGGCTAACTCTCTTTGGTCCTCAAGGGGTTGAACTATATAGATCCCTTTTAATCCATAGGTCCTTCCAAGACGTCCCAAATCGTGTAAATCGATGTTGGCAATGGCTGAAGTAATTACCTCTTTTCTCTTGTTGTAAACCGGATAATGGAGTAAAAAGAGATAGACTCTCTGTTTTTTTAAAAGATTAGCCAAAAAATTTAAATCTTCTTGAGAAAGCAAGGTTTGTCTTAAAAGATGAGGACGTTTTTTGAGGGTTAATTCTAAGGATTTTTGTCTTCGATAGACCTCTATGGCGGCATGGTTTCCGCTTAAAAGAACCTCTGGGACTTTTAACCCCATAAAATCCCTGGGTCTGGTATAACAAGGATATTTTAAAAGTCCTGAAGAAAAAGATTCTTTCTCCACAGAGTCTTTTTTTCCTACTACTCCAGGGATTAGTCTGGCTATACACTCAATTAGGACTAGACTTGCTACTTCTCCTCCAAAAACCACATAATCTCCTATAGATACTTCTTGGTCTATTAAGGTTTCTTTTATTCTTTCATCTATTCCTTCATACCTTCCGCAAATAAGGATAAGATGTTGTTTTTGAGAAAGCTCTTCTGCTATTTTTTGATTTAACACCTCTCCTTGAGGGGAGAGATAGACCACCCAAGGGCTTTTACTTTTTTGTTTAAGAGATGTTATCGCTCGGTAGAGAGGTTCAGGTTTAAAAACCATCCCCTCTCCACCACCAAAAGGTTCATCATCAACCACACGGTGTTTATCCTGACAAAAGTCTCTGAGATTAACAAGATTGATCTCTAAAAGACCTTTTTGTAAAGCCTTTCCTAAAAGCCCTACTTTTAACGGACTCTCAAAATATTCTGGGAAAATGGTGATGATATCTATCTGCATAGAGTTAAATTTTAGGGTTTTTGAACTTCTATAAGGCCTTCTAAGTTTTGAACTATGATGGTCCGAGAAGAAAAATCCATCTCCACAACGTATTCTTCTACCATAGGGACATAGAACTCAAATCCTTCTGGAGTTTTTATCAATAGAAGGTCATACTCCCCCATCGGCATGACCTCTTTAACCTTACCCCAAATTTTACCAAAAGGATCTTTAATACAAAAACCCTCTATTTGGTGATAATAAAATTCATCTTCCAAAGGCTCAGGAAGTTCCTCTAAACTTAAGTAAAGTTTTTGGTTGACAAGACTTTTGGCTGTTTCATAATCTACATCTTTAAACTTAAAGATGAGCACGTTAAACCCAGGCCCTTTTTTAACAGACTCAACCACCAATTCTTCCGAAGAATTAGGAGAAAGATAGAACTTTTTTGTTTGAAAAAGAAGCTCAAAAGAAGAGACCAAGGGAGAGACTTTAACCTCTCCCTTAAGTCCATGGGTGCTTAAGATTTTGGCAACAGGAACCTTCACTATTCTATGATTTCTAATACAACTCTTTTACGAAGTTTACTTCCTGCAGCCCCTAAGATGGTTCTAATAGCTTTAGCCGTACGCCCTTCTTTACCTATGATTTTACCAAGGTCTTCCTTGGCAACTTTAAGCTCGATTACAGAGGTTTGCTCTCCTTCGATCTCGTTAATCTGTACTGCTTCTGGTTTGTCTACCAGAACCTTAGCAATGCTCTCCACCAAATCTTTAAGTTTGCTCATCTTCTAACCTCCTCTCTACTGGCAGTTTGAGTTTACCCCTTTTGGTCTACTTTAATCCCTATCCTTTTCAGAAGCGCTCTTACCGTTTCTGTAGGTTCAGCACCTCTTTCAAGCCAAGCTTTAACTTTTTCTTCATTTACCTTAAACTCAAAAGGTTGTTTTAAAGGATCATAATACCCTAAGATATCTAAAAATTTTCCATCTCTGGGAGAACGAGAATCCGCTGCCACCACTCTGT
Above is a genomic segment from Thermodesulfobacterium commune DSM 2178 containing:
- a CDS encoding biotin/lipoyl-containing protein is translated as MNYIFVKPGMSPREIVQKVRELPGVCFVSVGMRDAGQSDYKNRLRIYDLKTLAPYYNEMGLFAAECHGGARWHVGIMNRRESPFEEIAILRELMPNVLLQTLIRETNMWGYRPYPKNVIEYVVEVVDIDVWRCFSFLNDIRNMRPVAEVVMKRGRLFEPAISYTVAPWFDTKYYLKVVDEIVDLCGGVDEIVLCIKDMAGVGTVSSVTELIDSIKQKYPDLVINYHRHITDGLAIPVLLAAAKAGAKIIDVEEDTLVRFYGHSPILAVEAIFREEGIPVHLNRKAAEQAVEKVREWIRDYDWAESPFKGFDHMVTKHKMPGGAFPSSFEQAEKGGFLHLMPYILQVMSLYNQIVKYFDVTPGSQITWVTCSGIVNRYAKEQGEEGVKHVIKLLKKFVEEKNQDFSAMEPWEQEELLQLFKNAPGDFKNLILGHYGRMPVGWPADWVYQSTFGDEWENKIKERKESSPVEAIPDEDLTALRRKLEEELGRKATEEEFILYLMHPKDALDFIKFREKYGDAPLYLPTKVWREGLKKPGDKVEFIYEGKPYCIELVSIGVENDGIIHVVLKVNNKTRVFEVKTPRAKKEEVRKAVRPNEIGAPISGTVWRIGNPKRGTLKVGDIVHKGEEIANLESMKMENPVLAPFDAQIVEICVRLNQMVEEGQLLFVLKPLENNANIENTGESNIEKLPH
- the rimM gene encoding ribosome maturation factor RimM (Essential for efficient processing of 16S rRNA) produces the protein MKVPVAKILSTHGLKGEVKVSPLVSSFELLFQTKKFYLSPNSSEELVVESVKKGPGFNVLIFKFKDVDYETAKSLVNQKLYLSLEELPEPLEDEFYYHQIEGFCIKDPFGKIWGKVKEVMPMGEYDLLLIKTPEGFEFYVPMVEEYVVEMDFSSRTIIVQNLEGLIEVQKP
- a CDS encoding KH domain-containing protein → MSKLKDLVESIAKVLVDKPEAVQINEIEGEQTSVIELKVAKEDLGKIIGKEGRTAKAIRTILGAAGSKLRKRVVLEIIE
- a CDS encoding histidine triad nucleotide-binding protein, with protein sequence MDCIFCKIVKKEIPSKVVYEDEKVVAFHDINPQAPYHILVIPKKHLSTLLDLTEEDKDLIGHIYLVINRLAKDLGFAERGYRVVVNCKEEAGQTVFHLHFHLLAGRTMGWPPG
- the rpsP gene encoding 30S ribosomal protein S16 — protein: MPVRIRLMRFGRKKKPFYRVVAADSRSPRDGKFLDILGYYDPLKQPFEFKVNEEKVKAWLERGAEPTETVRALLKRIGIKVDQKG
- a CDS encoding PSP1 domain-containing protein encodes the protein MENKEVQVWLSAGTLKQGYPDMALKLFKPLPKGTYVLVEMPDERKEVCLLTEVSYKISFDVEGIPVVLRKATLKEIKEYEKKLELEEKGKEFCLQFAKELGLEMNLVRVDCFFDRSKIIFFYTAEGRIDFRQLVKELARALRMRIEMRQIGVRNETAILGGIGYCGREFCCARFLKSFTPLSIKFAKEQGLILDPNKISGPCGRLLCCLSYEMEVYREFLENLPKLGSKIKINEESYRVLKYHFFQRLVYLETKDGQVITLPVEELKSYILEQLEDSSVEDQLKNLEEEED
- a CDS encoding acetyl-CoA carboxylase biotin carboxylase subunit → MKKINKVLIANRGVPAVRIMNTCRDKKIKTVAIYSTPDRLAYHVFLADEAVHIGEAPPHDSYLNMEKIIKVALEKKCDAIHPGWGFLAENADFAELVEQAGLVWVGPPPEVIRLMGDKIRAKKIAQRANVPTIPGLLNVKTVEDILRWMKEDEVDFPIMIKAASGGGGKGMVRVDTAEELPVALEKAKSEAKKAFGDDTLLVEKYIRSGRHIEVQVCADKYGHVVHLYERECTLQRRNQKILEEAPSPSISDDLRQEICFTAVRLMREIGYHSVGTVEFLLDPKTNKFYFLEVNTRLQVEHGVTELITGLDLVSLMFSIAEGHPLPFEQDDIHPNRHAIEVRINAEDPKTFNPSFGTITRLEIPQGPGIRVASGVYEGAEVPPYYDSLIMLVMSAGADRSEAIRVMDRALSRGLRVEGIKTIAPLLLSIIRHPDFIEGKFSTRFIEEHHEELLSMVKEKTADDEVLKIAKYIAEISALGPQDWM
- the trmD gene encoding tRNA (guanosine(37)-N1)-methyltransferase TrmD gives rise to the protein MQIDIITIFPEYFESPLKVGLLGKALQKGLLEINLVNLRDFCQDKHRVVDDEPFGGGEGMVFKPEPLYRAITSLKQKSKSPWVVYLSPQGEVLNQKIAEELSQKQHLILICGRYEGIDERIKETLIDQEVSIGDYVVFGGEVASLVLIECIARLIPGVVGKKDSVEKESFSSGLLKYPCYTRPRDFMGLKVPEVLLSGNHAAIEVYRRQKSLELTLKKRPHLLRQTLLSQEDLNFLANLLKKQRVYLFLLHYPVYNKRKEVITSAIANIDLHDLGRLGRTYGLKGIYIVQPLEDQRELAQELLDFWLKGGGAKYNPLRKEALKLVKVFSTFEEALDAVHHQEGEKPLLVGTDASPKKPPIPIETLQKFLWETPIVIVLGTAWGLTEEFLAKCDHFLEPIWGRLDTYNHLSVRSAASIIIDRLLGLYSFYKKSYKRKD
- the metG gene encoding methionine--tRNA ligase, with protein sequence MRIYLTTPIYYVNAYPHLGHAYTTLIVDGIARFYRLKNWQVFFLTGTDEHGDKIQKTAKDKGLSPQALVDEISESFKRTWDYFGIGYSRFIRTTEETHKKTVQRVLQQLYEKGEIYQDEYEGLYCVGCERFLTTKELDEQGRCKDHQKTPELIKEKNYFFNLEKYRFWLKDYIQKNDLIYPAFYKEEVLNMLEEELPPLCISRPKKRLEWGVELPFDKDYVTYVWFDALLNYLTGIGYPEDPNWEDWWKESHHFIAKDILKPHAVYWPIMLKALGLPVYKKLFVHGYWLVDRLKMSKSLGNIVDPVTLSKTYGKDQLRYFLFREMAFGYDAEFSFEAFITRINADLANDYGNLVYRTLNLTEKYFNSCVPPLNGLTEEDQAYLDMVKTALEDYHKLFSELQFHRALERLWEAIREGNVYIDRQAPWSLIKKGELDRAGTVLRVLLEVIKSFAIALSPVMPETSQILLENMSYERPLSWEEVFNFKGLKEGAAAKKGKPLFPRIEDKPKEEEKVVEEKKEETGFISIDEFRKIDLRVGKIVAAEKVPNADKLLRLEVLCPEKRQIVSGIAQYYQPEELIGKEVIIVANLKPSKIRGILSEGMLLAAKDEKGLCLVTPEKEMAPGAKVS